CCCTATCTTCACTGCCGACTTGCTGACTCGCCGACTCGCTCGCCTGCTCCTTCTTCCATCCAATCTCCTGCAGCGAGGCCTTCAGCGCCGCCAGTCCAAGCGTTACGTGGTCTTCGACCCCGATAGTGATACGCACAAAACCCACACATCCAGGATCAGTAGATCGATCGCGCAATAGAACACCGTGCCTTCTCATCGCGTCCACCAGCACCGCATGCCTTGGCCCAATATTCATCAAGACAAAGTTCGCATGACTGGGAAAGAAGGGAACCCCCAGCTCTCGCAGCCCTTCCATCATGCGCTCTCGGCCGGCACGAACTTGCTCGGCATACCAGGAAAGGTATCCCTCGTCGGCAATCGCAGCCGGCAGACAAGCCAGCGCTACTCCATTCACGTTGTACGGAGAAGACACCTTCCGCACACTCTTTAGAAGCTCTGCATTCCCAGCCAACATGCCAACGCGCAGATTCGCCAGTCCATAAGCCTTTGAAAACGTCCTGGCCACGATCAGATTCGGCACCGTCACCAGATCTTCCATCGTCGATTCGCCGTGAAAGTGATAGTAAGCTTCATCAACCATCACTACAGCCTGAGGCGCCGCAGCGGCGATCGCCAGTAGGTTCCCCCTGCTCACTGCAGCACCCGTCGGGTTGTTCGGAGAAGCAACGATAATCAGCTTTGTCTTCTCCGTAATGGCGGATATAAATCGCTGGAATGGAAACTCCATCGTCGCATCTGCCTGCACCTTTCGCAGATGAGGCGTCATCATTTTGATGCTCACGTCATACATAAAAAACGTTGGAGTGGCAATCAGCGCTTCGTCATCCGCCTCGAGAAACGCCACACACATCAGGTGAATCGCCTCATCGACGCCGTTCGTCAGTAGCACCTCTTCCGTTTTCAATCCGAAGTGCGTCGCGACAATTCTTTCCACCGGCTCCCTTTCGGGATATTTCGTCAGTCCCTCCGCCGTCAGCGCCAACAACGTCTCCATCACACGCGGCGAGGGAGCGAATGTGTTCTCGTTAAAGTCCAGGCGTAAAGCATCCCGTCCAGCGAGTGGCGGGTGATACTCCGGCATCTCTAATACTGCTTTACGCGGCTGAACAATATTTTTATCTGTAACCATATCGGTAGCAAGACTCATCTCATCCTCACCAGCACGCTCTCTGCATGCCCTTTCAGTCCCTCAGCTTCAGCTAGCGCAACTGCATGGGGTCCCATCTTCTTTAACCCCGCTTTCGTGTACTGCTGAACCGTAATCACTTTTACAAGATCCATCACACTCAAGCCTCCCCGGATTCGTCCGTAGCGTCCTGTAGGTAACACATGATTAGGGCCAGAGACATAATCTCCCATCGATTGCGGCGTGTACTCGCCAACAAAGATGGACCCAGCGTTGCGAACCCACTTCAGATCAGTCTCCGAGTCAACACTCAGATGTTCCGGTGCGAGCCGATTTGTCAGCTCTTGCGCATCGCGAACCGAAGATGTTACAAATATGCATCCCCGCGCCGCCAAGGACTGCTTTGCGATGGAATTGCTGCGCGCTCGCAGCTTCACCTCAACTGCAACCCTCTTGGCCAAAGCTTCTTTACTCGTGATCAGGACCGCCAGCGTCTCCGTGTCGTGCTCTGCCTGAGCAACTAGATCTGCCGCGATCCCCTCTGCGTCCCCAGATTCACTCGTCACTACAATCTCCGTTGGGCCCGCCGGCATATCGATCCCGCACTCATCCGAAACCAACACCTTCGCCGCCGTCACATACAGATTTCCCGGTCCAACGATCTTGTCGACGCGCTCAATCGCAGCCGTGCCATAAGCCATCGCCGCAATCGCCTGCGCCCCGCCAACTCGATAAAGCTCCGTCACCCCAGCCAGCCAAGCCGCAGCCATCGTCTCTTTTGCAGGCTTCGGCGAGCACACCACAATCCGTTCCACCCCCGCGACCTGTGAGGGGATCACCGTCATCAACAACGTCGAAGGCAGCGGATAGCGTCCCCCTGGCACGTAGCAACCAACGCTGCCCAGCGGCCGCACAATCTGTCCCGTCCTGACTCCATCTACTGGAGAGATCGTCCACTCCCGGGGCAACTGCGCCTCGGCGAACGCCAGAATATTTCCCCGCGCCACCATCATCGCCGCTTGCAGCGCTGGCGCAGTCGAATCCCATGCAGCCTTCATCTCATCACGAGACACCAGCAGCGACTGACCCTTTGCAAGCCCATCAAACTCCGCAGCGTACTTCAGTAAAGCTCGATCGCCCCCCCTACGCACCGCTGCGAGAATGCGTCGCACCACCGGCTCCACCCGCGCCGTATTCACAGCGCCTCGTCGTTCCAGCGACTCAATTAACGCATCCGCCGCAGCTTTGCCACGGCCAAAGGTCCTTACCAGCTTCATCACGCAACTCCAGAGACAAATCACTACCGAAACCAGGAACGATCTTCTTACAACACAACCTTACTCAGCGGATACTCAACAATTCCAGTAGCTCCCGCAGCCTTCAGCTTCGGAATCACCTCGCGAACCAACGCTTCATCCAAAATCGTATTCAGCGCAACCCACTCCTGATCGCTCAGCTGCGACACTGTCGGCGAATTCAACGCAGGTAATTCACCTACGATCTTCTCCAGATCAGCCTTTCGCGCATTCAGCATCAAACCGACCCGTCCCTGCGCAGCAATCGCTGCATTCAGCATCAGCGAGATATTCTCAATCTTCTCCCGCTTCCACGCATCTTTGTACGCCGTCTTATTCGCAATCAACTGCGTCTCGCTCTCCATCAGCGTCTCGATAATCCTCAGCCGGTTCGCCCGCAGCGACGAACCCGTCTCTGTCACCTCCACAATTGCATCCGCCAGCGTAGGAGGCTTCACTTCCGTCGCCCCCCAGCTAAACTCCACCGTCACCGGTATCTTCTTTTCGGCAAAGTAGCGCTTCGTAAACTCAACCAGCTCCGTAGCAATAATCTTGCCCGCCAGATCCTCCGGCTTCTGGAACGGCGAATCCTCTGGCACCGCCAGCACCCACTTCACCTTCTGCCGGCTTTGCTTCGAGTACGTCAGACTCGTGACATACTTCACGTCGGTCTCATTCTCAAGCACCCAGTCGTTGCCCGTCAGTCCAGCATCGAGCGCCCCATGCTCCACGTACCGCGCCATCTCCTGTGCCCGCACCAGCATGCACTCAATCTCCGCGTCGTCGATAGAAGGGAAGTAGCTCCTCCCGTTCGCGAAGATCCGCCAACCAGCCCGCTCAAACAGGGCAATCGTCGCATCCTGCAAACTGCCCTTCGGAATTCCCAGCTTCAGTCGCTTCGTCTCGCTCACTTCGCCTCCATTGCAATATTCTTCGTAAAGCAGCTCACCGTACCCTCGTGACAAACCAGCCCATCCCCTTCCACTTGCACCTTGAATAGCAGCGCATCGTTGTCACAGTCGGTCGAGGCTTCAATCACCCGCAGCCGATTGCCGCTCGTCTCGCCCTTCATCCAAAGCTTCTGCCGAGTCCGGCTCCAGAATGTGACAAACCCGCTCTCAAGCGTCTTCACGTAGCTCATCTCATTCAAAAAACCGAGCATTAGCATCTCCCCGGTCTTCGCATCCTGAACAATCCCCGGAACCAGCCCATCCATCTTTGCAAAATCTATCCTCACGGTATCGATCCTTTCTGTCTTCCTTGATGCATTCCCTGGCCGCGCCACGCAACAAAAAAGCCCGCTCGCGATATGCGCGTCAGCGGGCCTTTCGAAATCCTTAGTAAGCGTTCGTTACTTCGCCACTCCGGACATAGCCGCCAACACGCTCTCTGCGTGATGATGCGAATGGCCGTGATGGAGGTGCAACCTGCTCATCTCCCATTCAGGGTAGCGTTCAAGCCCAGAGAAGTCAAACCTTGGAGAAGTCAAACCGCACCAGCCCGACCGTAGCTTTAAAGTCAGCTCCCGAAACTTGTCCGTTGACGCAGCCCGTACACTCTCGTACTCTTCCGCTGTAAAGCATTCAGCCCAAAGTAGGAGATTCCAAGATGCTCAATCTGCGCCACAAACTTCTCGCCGCAGCACTATTGCTCTCCGTCGCCCCGATTTTCTCGGTCGCCCAGGGATCCAAAGCAGGCACACCCGCCGCAGCCGCAGCCACGGCACCGCTGGACATCAACACCGCCACCGCCGACCAACTCAAGGCCTTCCCGGGTATTGGCGATGCCTACTCCAAGCGCATCATCGACGGCCGCCCCTACACCGCAAAGAATCAGCTCGTCACCAAGGGCGTCCTCCCGCAGGCCACCTACAACAAGATCAAGGACCAGATCATCGCCAGCCACCCCAAGAAATAGGCGCACGTAGAACGCTACACGGACGGGCATCCAGGCAAGGATGCCTGTCTCTTTTAACCCTCTTCAACCCTTGACATCGCTGCTACCATCTCTCCAACTGGCCTATGCCCCAGAGATCCGCACGCCTCCAATACTTCTTTCTCGCCCTGGTAGCCGCGTTCGCGCTCCTTCATGCCTACGGTGCTGGAATTCGCGATTTCGACGTCCTGGTACATGGCCAGTCCATTGTGCAAGCCCCATTCGAAAGTGGCATGCGTTTGGCCACAACGACCAACCTCCGCGAAGAGGCTCTTGCCGCCGGCCTCAAACCCTTCGATACCGTGCTCACAATCAACGGCCAGCCGTACACCAGCCGCAGTATGCTTCTCGGTCAAATTCGTAGCACTTCGCCGGGCGACACAATGTCCATTACCTATCGCCGCGGCGCCGACGCAGCAATCAGATCGACGAGCATTCGGCTGGCTGCGGTCCAGTACAGGAAGCGGTCGCCCCTCGAAAACGCAATCAACGTGGTGGTCCCCGTACTGCCCTTCTTCTGTCTTCTCCTGGGTATGTGGGTGGTCTTTGCTCGTCCGAGAAATCTAAACGCTTGGCTGATTCTGGGCGTTCTCGGCTACTTCAACGCTCTCATCATCAACCCGACCCTGATCACCGGACCCTATCTTTTGGTCGTCGCTTTGATCTGGAACATCGTGGCTCAATCTGCCATGCCAATCTGCCTCATGTTCTTCGGGGTCTACTTTCCCGAGCGTTCACAACTCGATATCAAACTGCCCTGGGTCAAATGGTTCATAGCGATTCCGCTCATGCTCCTGACCTCCACGGATTTCATCGCCAACTACGGCGACATGTGGAGCTTTGCTTCGATCTCGTGGATAGCGCCTTATATCTTCGACATCAACGTAGCTGAAAATATCCTCAGCGCCCTGGCAATCAGTTGGTTCTTCTTTAATCTGGGTCCAAAGATCGGGCAGGCCACCGGAGATGCCCGCCGCCGCCTCCGCATCCTCTACTTTGGGGCTTCTATCGGTCTCACGCCGTTCTTTCTCGTTCTCCTGTACTCCCTCTACAAACGAACCGACTTCGGTCAGGGCATACCTGAGTGGGTCAATATCGCTGTATTCTTCATTCTTCTTCTGTTCCCGCTCTCTCTTGCTTACGTTGTCGTCGTACAGCGTGCAATGGACCTTCGCATCATCATCCGCCAGGGAACCCGCTACGCCTTCGCCCGCGAATCTCTCACGATGATAAGAGTTGCGCTTGCTATCTGGATGGCCTTCTCCCTCAACGACTTCTTCAGACACCCGGATCATCAGCGCAACGACATCATCCGCATCTTCCTCATCATCGGAGTCTTCTTCGCCTTCCGCTTTCTCCTCTCGAATCGCCTGCAAAAGATGATTGACCAGCGCTTCTTCCGCGAGGCCTACTCCACCGAGCAGCTCCTCTCCGAGCTCTCCGACGAAGCCCGCAACTTCACTGAAGTCACCCCGCTCCTCGAAACCATCACACGCCGCCTCGGCTCCACCCTCCACATCGACCGCATCGCCGTCTTCCTTCGCTCCGGTGATACCTATCATCTCGAGCTAGCCACCGGAATGCCCATGGTCGCCGGCGCAGCCCAGATCTTCTCACTTCCGGCGGCCTCAACCACCATCACCACACTCAGCCGCGCCAAAGCCCCTGCCAATGTCTATCGCGACGATCCCTCCAGCTGGCTCATCGACGCCACCGACGCCGAACGTAACGCCCTCAACGATCTCTCCACCGAACTTCTCGTCCCTCTGCCCGGCCGCACCCGTCTCGCCGGAGTCATCGCTCTCGGCCCCAAGAGCTCCCAGGAGCCGTACAGCAAAACCGACCGCCAGCTCCTCCAGACCATCGCCTCCCAAACCGGCCTCGCTCTTGAAAACGCCGAGCTATTTGAAAACCTCACCACAGAGGTCACTCATCGCGAACGCATCTCCCGCGAGCTCGAGATCGCCCGTGAGGTTCAGGAGCGCCTCTTTCCGCAGACTTGTCCCAAAGTCTCCGGCGTCGACCTCGCTGGCTTCTGTCGTCCAGCGCAGGTCGTCGGCGGCGACTACTACGACTTTTTTCTCCTTCCCTCAACCTCCGCAGACGAAGCTCCTCTCGCTCTCGCACTCGGCGACATCTCAGGCAAGGGCATCTCCGCCTCTCTTGTCATGGCTAGCCTCCGCGCCAGCCTTCGCAGCATCGCCGGCCTGCGGCAGGGTGATCTGGGTACTCTGATCTCCCGCGTCAACGACATGGTCTATGAGTCCTCCACCGCCAGCCGCTACGCCACCTTCTTCTACGCCGAATATGATCCCGTCAACCATCTCCTCACCTACGTCAACGCCGGACACAACCCGCCCTACGTCCTCCGTGGCGCCGAAACCATCGCTCTCGAAGCCACCGGAACGGTAGTAGGCCTTCTCGCTCACTCCGAATACTCCCAGGCCACCCTCCAACTACATCCCGGCGATGTTCTCCTCGCCTTCACCGACGGCATCTCCGAAGCCATGAACCACAGCGACGAAGAGTGGGGCGAAGACAACATGCTTGCCTCCGCCAGACACCTCCTCTCTCGCCCTGACTGCACCACAACCGCCGACCAGCTCCTCACCTGCATCTTCGACGCCGCCGACAAATTCACCGACGGCGCTCCTCAACACGACGACATGACCCTCCTCGTCTGCACCATCGGCCGCACCCACGCTTAGTCCGACCGCAAAAAAGACGCCCTCAATAAAAATTGATAAATCCTTCGTAATCCCACAGATGGGTTATAACCACCCTTCACTCTGCCTTCGCCGGCGCGACGAAATCAAGTAGAGTGAAGGTAGGGCAGCCAAAGTTCAACCGACACAGCACCGACGTCTCCTGATGTCCTTCTGGATTTAAATGGTTCGACGATTTATGTTCAACATCACTTCACTCGTCCGTCCCATCACCCGTGTCGTTGGAGCCGCAGCGCTCTTGCTCGCACTTACCGGTTGCGGCGCCATCATCAGCAGTACCCCCGTGCCCCAGCTGCGCGTCGTCACGGCCTCACCCGACGCTCCTAGACTCGATATCTACCAGGGCCCCAACGCACTCGCTCACAATCTCGGCTTCGGCACCGTCACCTCCTACATTCCCCTTTCGCCCGGCAACGAAACAATCGCCGCCAACACCGCCGGAACCAGGCAGGTCCTCTCCGCATCCAAGGCGAACTTCGCGACCTCCGGCCAGTACACGGTTCTGATCGGCAGCACCGCCGCCAGCCTGCAGCAGCTCACCCTCACCGACCAGAGCCAGCCCGCTCCCGCCGGCCAGATCGCACTCCGTTTCCTCAACCAGGCCACCCACTCCGGCCCCATCGACATCTACCTCGTCCCCGCCGGCCAGAGACTCGTCGCAGTCGCCCCCACAGTCACCAACACTCTCTTCGGAGCCAACACCGGCTACCTCAACCTCCCGGCGGGCGCCTACTCCTTGGTCGCGATGCCCGCCGGAACCATTCCACCCGCGCCACCTCTCGCGATCTACAACGGCCCCCAGGTCACCTATGCCTCAGGCGCGGCCCGCACCATCATCCTGATCGACCCGCAGCAGCCTTCCGCACCTGGCCTCCAGGTCATCACGGCCAGCGACTTTGATCCCGCCGCCAATTAGCCCCGGACCAGCACCGAACGACCCCCTACAAGCCTCGCGCATACCCTCAGAAAGCTCTAAAGTCGCGGCATTTAAAAAAATATACTTCTCCGTCTCACCACAACACCCGCAAAACCCCTGTGTCTATTCCCTCCGAAAGCGGCAGCAGCAAGATCGAAGCCGCCGCAGGAAGATCACAGGAGCGCCAATATGAGCTTTACCAAACTTGCCCTCATCGCCACACTCACTCTCGCCCCCGCTGCCATATTCGCGCAGACTCCAACCCCGGGCCAGAACGACTACAACATCAACCAGCGCAAAGGCGACCAGCAGCAGCGCATCGGTCAGGGTGTTCAGACCGGCCAACTCACTGCCGGCGAAACCTCGCACCTCGAGCATCAGGAAGCTGGTATCAACAGGGAAGAGCGTGGTATGCGCGCCCAGGACAACGGCCACCTCACCAAATCCGATCGCCAGACCATCCACCACCAGCAGAATCAGGAGTCCCGCCGCATCTACCGCGACAAGCACAACAACAAGGTGAGGTAGTGCACAACCCGCGCCTAGCGGACCATCTCGAGCAAGCCGTCCCGGTGATGCCCCAAAAATACGTCATCTCGACCGAAGCAGCGGACAGTATCATCGTCCGCTGCGCAGTGGAGAGACCCCCGTATTTAGTCTCTGCCCGCGACAGGAGTTTTCAATAACTGCAACCCTGAAGACTGAATCAAACCTGCTTCGTTCTCTCCATGCAGCAAAACAAAAGGGCCGCCGAGGAACTCCTCAGCGGCCCTTTGTTTCGTCTTGAAGTTTAGTACCGGTAGTGATCCGCCTTGTAAGGTCCTTCCACCGGAACGCTCAGGTAATCTGCCTGCTTCTTGGAGAGCGTCGTCAGCTTCACGCCGATCTTCTCCAGGTGCAGCCGTGCAACCTCTTCGTCCAGCTTCTTCGGAAGAATGTAGATCCCGATCTTGTAGGTATCCTTGTTCTTCCACAGATCAAGCTGAGCCAGCGTCTGGTTCGCAAAGCTATTCGACATCACAAAGCTCGGATGCCCGGTCGCACAGCCCAGGTTCACAAGCCGGCCCTCAGCTAGAACGAAGATGCTGTTGCCGTTCTCGAACGTGTACTTGTCTACCTGCGGTTTGATGTTCAGCTTCTTCACGCCCTTTAGCGCATTCAGCGGCTCCATCTGAATCTCGTTGTCGAAGTGGCCGATGTTGCACACGATCGCCTGGTCCTTCATCAGCTTCATGTGTTCCACCGTGATGATGTCCACGTTCCCCGTGCAGGTCACGTAGATATCGCCACGACCAAGAGTCTCCTCAATCGTCGTGACCTCATAGCCCTCCATCGCAGCCTGCAGCGCATTGATCGGATCGATCTCCGTCACGACCACTCGCGCCCCCAGCCCACGCAGCGAAGCTGCCGAGCCCTTGCCCACATCGCCATAACCGCAGACCACCGCAACCTTACCCGCAACCATCACATCGGTCGCGCGCTTGATGCCATCCACCAGCGACTCGCGGCAGCCATACAGGTTATCGAACTTCGACTTCGTCACCGAATCATTGACGTTGATCGCCGGAACCAGCAGCGTGCCCTTCTCCAGCATCTTGTAGAGCCGGTGAACGCCCGTTGTCGTCTCCTCGGAGACGCCGCGCCACTCCTTCGCCACATCCTGCCAGCGTGTCGGAGTCTCCGCATGTACCTTCTTCAACAGAGCTTTGATCACATCCTCTTCGGTCGAGCTCGAAGGCGAATCAACCCACTGGTCCTTTGCTCCGGCCGCGGCACCCTTCTCCAACTCGACGCCCTTGTGGATCAGCAGCGTCACATCGCCGCCATCGTCGATCACAAGCTGCGGCCCCAGCAATCCACCCTTGCCGTCAGGGAACTTCAGTGACTCATTCGTGCACCACCAGAACTCCTCCAGTGTCTCGCCCTTCCAGGCAAACACCGCCACACCCGCCGCCGCAATCGCAGCCGCTGCATGGTCCTGGGTCGAGAAGATATTGCAGCTCGCCCAGCGAACCTTCGCGCCCAGCGCTACCATCGTCTCAATCAGCACAGCCGTCTGGATCGTCATATGCAGCGAGCCGGTCACGCGAACGCCAGCCAGCGGCTTCCCCGCGGCATACTTGTTGCGGATCGACATCAACCCGGGCATCTCCTGCTCGGCGATCTCAATCTCCTTCCGGCCAAAATCCGCCAGAGAAATGTCGGCTACCTTGTAATCCGCCCCTGCTGCTGCCTTATCGACTGTCGCTGTCGCCATGTCTAAAAACCTCAAAATGCTGAATTTTTACTTACTCCAGAATACCATCGCAGCTTTTCTCCCTTATGAAATAGGCGCAGTAGCGATTTGCCCTATCGAACTCTTCCTGAGTCTTTTCAGTGAGATGACCAGGCCTGGACTTGTCACCCAGAATTTCGGCAATCAATGAGCAACAAAACTCATAAGGCAGGAATGCTTAGCGATCATTTAACAATCGGCGTCTGTCGATTCCTAGCCACCAAAGCCAGCCCCGCCGCACCAAGAGCCATGGCACTAATCAAATAAAGTCCGCCGGTAAAGCTCTGCGTAGCATCCCTCAGCCGCCCGGTCATATAGGGGCCCGCAAATCCGCCTACGCCACCCACCATCTGCAGAATCGCCACAGCCCCCGCCGCCGCTGTCCCACTCAACATGCTTGTCGCCAGCGTCCAGAACGGCCCCATCATGCTCCAGAGCCCAATAGCCGCCAGCGTCATTGCACACAAAGCCACAACCAGCGCATGTGCCCAAGCCGCCCAAGCAAACCCCACCGCCGACAACGTCAGGCACCCAGCGATATGCCATCGTCGCTCCTTCCGCTTATCCGAACTCCACCCCACCACCACCGTCATCGCCGCCGCAGCAAGATAAGGAAACGTCGCATACCGCGCGATCAAAATTGCATCCCTGTCCCCACCATGCGAAAAGCTCTGCAGAATAAGCGGCATCCAAAGGTTCACGATATACACGCCCACCTGGCTCACAAAATAAACACCCGCCAGCACCCACAAAGCTGGCAGCCGAAACGCATCGAGCAGCCGATGGTGTGTCGAAGCACCAGACAGCTCCTTATCCCGCTGCAACTCCCCCTCAAGCCATGTGCGCTCTTCAGGCCGCAGCCAACCCGCATTCGCCGGTCCATCCTTTAGCACAAACAAAACCGAAATCCCCAGCAGCACCGTAGGAACTCCCTCCGACACAAACAACCACTGCCACCCTGCCAACCCACCCACACCATCCAGCTTCAGCAGATAACTCGACAGCGGTCCACCCACCACTCCCGCCAGCGACGTCGCCGTCATAAACTTCGCCACCGCCCGCGCCCGCTCCTGTGTAGGAAACCAGTACGTCAGATAAATAATCATCCCCGGAAAAAATCCCGCCTCACTCACCCCCAGCAGAAACCGCAGCACATAGAACGACTCCTTCGAGTGCATAAACATCATGCAGGTCGAGATCACACCCCACGAGATCATGATCCGCGCAATCCATATCCGCGCCCCCACGCGCGTCAACATCAAATTGCTAGGCAGATCGAACAGCACCGACCCCAGAAAAAAAATCCCCGCGCCCGTCCCATACACCGTGTTGCTGAAGTGAAGATCCCGCTGCAGATCATAAGCAGCAAATCCCACATTCACCCGGTCCAGATAAGCCACAATGTAAAGCAGAAAAATATAAGGAATCAGCCGCCAAGTAATCTTCGAGTAAAGCGCCCGCCCATCCACCGTCGCCGTCGATTCCATCCCGATCCTTTTCGTATTAGGTCGTCGATCCGCCGCGAGAAACCGGAGGAATCACCTGCACACGCCGCGCCTCGCGAAGCGACTGCCAACCCGCAATTGCCATCAGAAGAAAAAATCCGCCAAAGCCCACCGCAACTCCAAACGCTCCCGTAACACCCAACAACGTCACCCACAGCGGATTGCTCTTATCCGCAAAGTAGACGAACGCCGCAACAATATCTCCCAACACCAGAAGCAAAGAGAGGAGCAGCACTCCGAGGAACGCCACAAGCCATTTCTTCGCGCCATCCGGTATCGCTTTACTCATCACCGCGCTCATCAGTGGACCCTATCCAACCCAATCCAACCCTATGCAGCCTACCATGCCGTCACGCCCTCTCAGCTTCCAGCAGCCGCCGCTTCCGCTGCACGCCCCAACGATACCCAGTGATCGCCCCATCCTTCCCCACCACGCGATGGCAAGGCACCGCAATCGCAATCGGATTCGCCCCGCAAGCCCCAGCCACCGCACGCGAAGCCGTCGGCGCACCAAGCTGCAACGCCACCTCCGAGTAGCTCCGCGTCTCTCCCCGCGGAATCGCCTGCAGTGCCTTCCAAACCCGCTGCTGAAACGCCGTAGCCCTCACGTCCAGCGGAAACGTAGCCGCCAGCGGATGCTCCCCCAGCTGGCTCGCAACAAACGCCACAGCATCTGCCAGCCAACCAGTATTTCCCTTAGCCACCACCAGCTGCGCCTTAGAAAACTGCTCCCGCAACCCAGCAATAAGTTCCTTGTCATCCTTCCCAAAAGCAATCGAGCAGATCCCCACATCCGTCGTCGCCACCAGCATCCGTCCCAGCGGACTAGCCGCCGTGCAGTATCGAATCAGCAACCCGGCCCCACCCTCCCGCATCACCCGCGGAGTCATCCCCAGCGTCGCCGCACTCTTCTCATACAGCCTGCTGCTCGAACCAAACCCCGCCTCATAGATAGCATCCGTAATCGGAGCCTTCACCTTCTTAGGCTCCCTCACCTTAGTCTTGAACCGCTCCAGCCGAGCCTCCTTCGCATACTGTCCTGGACTCACCCCCAGCACCCGCTTGAACCCACGCAGAATCGTCAACCGCCCCACGCCCGTAGCCTTCGCCACATCGGCCAGCCGCGTCCGCGTCTCCGAGCCCGCATTCTCCCGCATATACTCAGTCACCGCCGCAATCGCACCCGCCTGCGGATCGGCCTTCGCCTCAGTCCTATCGGGTTCACATCGCAAACAAGCACGATACCCAGCAGCCTCAGCCAAGGCCGGGGTAGGGAAGAACGTCACATTCTTCCGCGAAGGCCGCCGGCTCGCGCAACTCGGCTTGCAATAAACCTTCGTAGACTTCACGGCATACACAAACTGCCCATCCGCACTCCTATCCCGCCCCAGCACCTGCTGCCACTGCTTCCCGGGAAAGTAACTCGGAACCTCCACATCGCTCTTCGCTGCACTGGTCATCATCATGGTCTCTGTCATTCCAGTATCCTCCCATCCCCGCCAAATCCGCACACTCCGTTTCGGTCACCCAAACTCGCATCATGCAGATCACTTCAATCGCGCACGCCGTCAAGCTAAACTCAATTCATGCGAAGCATGATTCGAACTGTCACTCTCGCCACAACTTTTTCTGCCCTCTCCCTCACCGCAAGGGCCCAAGACAAGACCATCCCTCCGCCGCCCCAGCAGCCGATCCTCACCCTCCACGCGAAGGGCTCCCAGATCTACCTCTGTCAGCGCAACGAAAACTCCTACCAATGGCTCTTCACCGCACCCGCTGCCCGCCTCTTCAACGACGCCGGCAACGAAGTCGCCACCCACGGCGACGGCCCCGTCTGGAACTATCAGGACAGCAGCTCCATCCAGGGCATCGTCCAGGTCAAAGTCCCATCGCCCGA
The nucleotide sequence above comes from Tunturibacter empetritectus. Encoded proteins:
- a CDS encoding bifunctional transcriptional activator/DNA repair enzyme AdaA, whose amino-acid sequence is MTETMMMTSAAKSDVEVPSYFPGKQWQQVLGRDRSADGQFVYAVKSTKVYCKPSCASRRPSRKNVTFFPTPALAEAAGYRACLRCEPDRTEAKADPQAGAIAAVTEYMRENAGSETRTRLADVAKATGVGRLTILRGFKRVLGVSPGQYAKEARLERFKTKVREPKKVKAPITDAIYEAGFGSSSRLYEKSAATLGMTPRVMREGGAGLLIRYCTAASPLGRMLVATTDVGICSIAFGKDDKELIAGLREQFSKAQLVVAKGNTGWLADAVAFVASQLGEHPLAATFPLDVRATAFQQRVWKALQAIPRGETRSYSEVALQLGAPTASRAVAGACGANPIAIAVPCHRVVGKDGAITGYRWGVQRKRRLLEAERA
- a CDS encoding DUF3455 domain-containing protein, producing the protein MIRTVTLATTFSALSLTARAQDKTIPPPPQQPILTLHAKGSQIYLCQRNENSYQWLFTAPAARLFNDAGNEVATHGDGPVWNYQDSSSIQGIVQVKVPSPDPASIPWLLLKAVNPARTGILTKADFIRRSDTHGGIAPTTGCDECHADAVARVPYTATYTFYSAKP